The Armatimonadia bacterium DNA segment CACAACCCAGGCTCTCGCCACGCTCCTGATGCAGACGGAGGACTGGGACTTCCTGGGTGTCTACTTCGAGGCCTTCGACCGGTTCTCACACCACTTCATGGAGTTCCACCCGCCGAAGCTGCCGCAGGTCTCGGACGAGGACTTCGAGCGCTACCAGCACGTGATGACCAGTTGCTGCCGGTTCCACGATATGATGCTGGGGCGTCTGCTGGAGCTCGCAGGTCCTGACTGCCTCACGCTGCTGATCTCCGACCACGGTTTCCACAGCGACCACCTCCGGCCCGACAGCAGCCCCAACATGGCGGACGGTGAGCCCGTTGCCTGGCATCGTCCGCATGGCATCCTGGTAGCGGCTGGGCCCCAGACCCGACAGGACGAGTTGGTCTTCGGTGCCGGACTGCTGGACATCGCCCCGACGGTGCTCGCTGCCCTCGGACTGGCCGTTCCGGCGGACATGCCGGGGCAGGTCCTGAGGCAGATCTGGCCTGCGGGCACGCTCACGTGGGAGACCACCGATACTTACGAGACCGGCGAGACGCAGCCTGTCGCCGATGGCAGCCAGGAGGAGGAGGATCCCTGGGTGGCTGCGCAAGCTATCAAGCGGCTGGTTGACCTCGGATACATCGAGGACACCTCCCTGGAGGGACTGGAGGAAGACCGACGGCGGAGCCTGGCAGTCGTCTACGCCTGCACCGGTCGACCTGCTGAGGCGCTGGCTGAGATGGAGAAGCTTGCCGCGAAGGGTCCTCTTGATCTCTCGATGACCTTTCTCATGGCGCAACTAGCTCTGCGGACCGGCGACTACAAGCGATCCCGCGACCTGGCAGATCAGATCCTCGCTGCACGCGCGGAGGGTCCCTGGGCACACCTCGTGAAGGGCCGTGTGCTGCTACTGGAGGGCGATACTCAGGGCGCGCTCGAACAGTTCGGGATCGCCGCCGAGGCGCAGCCCAATCTCCCAGACCTTCAGCTGCAACTGGGGATGGTCTACCTGTCTCAGGAACGCTGGGCGGAAGCGGAGCAAGCCTTCCAGACGGCGCTTGCCGCCGACCCCTGTAACGCCCGGGGACACAGCGGACTCGGCATCGCCTTGCGGGAGCAGGGACGACTGGAGGAAGCCATCGATGCGCATACTCGCGCAGTGGGCCTCCTGCACCACCAGCCGGCAGCCCACCTGCAACTCGGCGTCACCCTCCTGCAGGCCGGTAAGATAGACTGGGCGATCCGCGCGCTCGAGGTAACCGTGAGCCTCGATCCGGAGGAACTGCGGGCCCACCGCCTTCTCGCCGACCTCTACCAGACCCTTCGCATCGATCCCGTCCGGGCCGCCGAACATGCCAGACTCGTTCAGTGCCTCGAAGAAGGCAACAAGGCCCAGGAAACCGGCGCCTGATCCTTGACGCTCCAGGGGCCGCAGTCTATAATGACGGTAACATAATACGATTACAGACTCTGACGGGGAACAGTAGGTGCGAGGAGACTAACAGAGAGGCCGCCCGTGGGATCGACGTCGGATCCCCTGGCTGGAAGCGGCTAGTCGAAGCGCACTGAAGCTCGCCCCCGAGTCGCGGACTGAACGGCCTGTTTGCCGACCTGCGCATGAGCAGGAGCAACGAAGCCCAGTAGGGACCGCCGGAGCTTCCACCGTTACAAGGAAGGCCGTATCGGAGTGACTGCCCGGGCGTCGACCGCTCGCAGGACCTCCCGCACGGACTGAGCGGGCTGCTTCGGCAGCCAACAAGAGTGGTACCGCGGATGGCATCATGCCCTTCGTCTCTTCTGGAGACGGAGGGCTTTTGTTTTGGCCGTCCGGTTCCCATACCTTCACTAGATGCAGGGGCACGAACACACATGCACCAGATGCGCTGCACCAGGATCGGCCTCATCCTTGGCGGCCCCCACGCAGCCTGACCCAACCGGCTGCCCTGGGGGCGACTCCGCTGCTGCGAGAATCCGCAGTGCCAGGCCTTCGCGCCGCCACTGCATATCACAAGGAGACCGAAAATGCCAAGGACAATCACCATCTTCGATACAACCCTGCGCGACGGCGAGCAGTCACCCGGCGCGAGTCTGGGCATGTCCGACAAGCTGGCCATCGCCCACCAGTTGGCGCGGTTGCAGGTTGACGTGATGGAAGCCGGCTTCCCCATCTCCTCCCCCGAGGATTTCGAGGCAGTCTCTCGGATCGCCAAGGAAGTCCAAGGACCGCAGATCTGTGGGCTGGCTCGCGCCACGGAGAAGGACATCGACGCGGCCTGGGAGGCGGTCAAGTACTCCGACAAGCCGCGCATCCACACCTTCATCGGAACGAGCAACCTGCACATCGAGTACAAGTTCCACAGCACCAAGTCCGAGGTGCTCGAGCGAGCGGTTAGGGCCGTGCGCCATGCGGTCGCCTACTGCCCGAACGTCGAGTTCTCCGCCGAGGACTCAACGCGCACCGACCTCGACTACCTGCGCGATGTCGTCGAGGCGGTCATCGAGGCCGGCGCCTCCACCGTGAACATCCCCGATACCGTCGGCTACACGACGCCCTGGGAGATGTACGACACGCTCCGCTACCTGTTTGAGAACGTGCCCAACATCGACCGCACGGTCATCAGCGTGCACAACCACGATGACCTGGGCATGTCCGTCGCGAACTCCATGGCCGCGGTTCGCGCGGGTGCCGGACAGGTCGAGTGCACCATCAACGGTCTGGGCGAGCGCGCCGGAAACGCCTCTCTCGAAGAGATCGTCATGGCCCTCAAGACCCGTGCCGACATGTTCGACTGCGAGACCGGGATCGTGACCAGGGAGATCATGAAGACCTCCAAGATGGTCAGCAACCTCACCGGCTTCGTCGTCCAGCCGAACAAGGCCGTCGTCGGCGCGAATGCCTTCGCCCACGAAGCAGGCATCCATCAGCACGGCGTCATCATGAACCGGCAGACCTACGAGATCATGCAGGCAGAGGACATCGGTCTGGCCTCGAACGTCCTGACCCTCGGTCGGCGCTCCGGCAAGCACGGACTGCGCAAGCGTCTCGAGGACCTGGGCTACGAGATCACCGACGAGCAGATGGAGAACATCTACCAGCGGTTCCTGAAGGTCGCCGACAAGAAGAAGCAGGTCTACGATGAGGACCTGGAGATCATCATGCGCGAAGCGACCGACACCATGCCCGAGACCTGGGCCCTTGTGAGCCTCCAGACAACCTCCGGGCCGCAGACCATGCCGACTGCCACTGTGAGGATGTCCCACGAGGGCGAGGAGTTCCAGGACGCCGCTTGCGGAAATGGTCCGGTTGACGCCGCCTGCAAGGCGATTGAGCGCATCACCGGGATGGAAGTCACCCTCGAGGACTTCTCCCTGCGCGGAATCACCGTCGGCAAGGACGCCATGGGTGAAGCAACGGTGAGGGTCAAGAGCGGCGACATCGATGCCCTTGGCAAGGCGGCCAGCACCGACGTCATCGAGGCCAGCGCCAAGGCCTTCGTCAACGCCCTGAACCGGCTGCTTATCATCGAGAGCCGGCCCCAGATGCCGACGAACGGCGCAAAGTAGCCGCAGGCCACCACCCAGAACACAACGGGCTCCAGACCTTGCCTCCCTGATCCGGGGAGCGTGTCTGGAGCCCGATTCATATCCGGTTAGCTTCTGTCCCTCAGCGATCCGGAGGCTTGAGGTCTGTCGCGCTGTCCTCGCCCGGAGTGTCGGGCGTGTCAGTCGGCTCTGCGGCCTCCTCGGGCGCTTTCACTTCCGGCTCCGGCACGAACTCGGCCTCGAGTGCCTCTTCGTCCTGCTTCGCCTCACTCGCGGCATGGGCTTCCTCATAGGTCTCGCGGGTGGTATCTTCCGCCTCCTCCGGGTCGGGCTGCGGGATGCTGTACTCCTCCTCCAGCACGCCCTCCTCGGCCTGTTCCTTTTTGCGCTGGACGAAACGCACCAGGAGGATGCTGACCATGTACAGAGCCATCATCGGCGCGGCCAGGATGGTCATGTTCACCGGATCGACCGTCGGCGTCACAATAGCTGCGAACACGAAGATGAGGACCAGGGCATAGCGCCACCAGGCGAGAAGCTGGCGGCTGTTCACCAGCCCGATCACACCCAGGAACATCAGGACGAGCGGCAACTCGAAGGCCAGACCGAAGCCTAGCATCAGGCGCAGGATGAACCACAGGTAGGGCTGCAGCGTGCGCTCGATCTGAACGCCGAGGGTCTGGTCGATGGAGAACAGGAAGGCAAAGGCGCGGGGCGACACGTAGTAGCAGAAGGCTACGCCGCCAAAGAAGAGCAAGACGGAGAAGGGCAGGATGACGATCGCATACTTGCGCTCGCGCTCCTCCAGCGCCGGCTCAATGAAGGCCCAGATCTCGTACAGAACCAGTGGCGCTGCGAGGATGATCCCGGCGACCAGGGCGACCTGGATGGCGATCATGAAGCCGCCGAGCGGCTCGAACACCCGGAAGGGGAGGTTGTCGACCCCGACCATCTTGGCGCCGACTTCGGCGGGCCGTCGCAGGTACTCAAGCAGCGGCTCGCGCCAGATCCACCCCGCTGCTGAACCCAGCGTGATGTAGAGCACGGAACGGATGATCCGTGCCCGCAACTCCTCGACATGCTCGAAGAACCCGAGCTCTTTGCGGTCCCTTGGCTTGTTCGGCATCGGCGGTGTCAGACCCCAACGAGCGATTCGATCATGAAGTACCAGTGCCGGCTGGTCGACGCAAGCGCCTCATGGGCCCGGTCGGTGAAGGGCAAGGCGAGGGACGCCTCGCGCACCGCGGTCTGAGCACCGAGGCCCTGCAGCAGTGCGTGCTCGGGCGAGGTGACATCGACGATCGCCAAGACCTCCTCCGTCGGCGCTGCGGACAGCAGAGCCTGCAGACACTCCTGCGGGTCCTCCCCCGGTGCGCAGGCGAAGTCGCTCATCACCGAGGCAGGCACCGGATTGCCCTCCAGCAGAAGCTCAACCTCAGCCAGGGCCAGGGCAGCCACCGGCAAGCCCGCTGCACTGCGCACTACCGCTAGCTGGATCGGCATCTCCACAGGCCGCTCCCGGCGATGCCACCGCCACAGGTCCTCGACCATCGGCGCATAGCCCCCACAGCCGCGGTAGTAGTCATCCAGCAAGGCCCGCACAGCGCCCTCCTCAGCGGCGGTCGCTTCGTCGACCTTGCGCGTCGGCTGACCCGCGGGGCGTCGGCAGGACAGAGCAGCTCCCATCGCCTGTGGGAGGTACCCGAG contains these protein-coding regions:
- a CDS encoding alkaline phosphatase family protein, translating into MTHPAKRVLIVGWDGADWRILGPLLEKGLMPNLQAMVENGVMGNLSSLQPMLSPMLWTSIATGKHADAHGILGFAEPDPGSGSPRPVRSTSRHCKALWNLLSDAGLKVGVVRWLATHPAERINGFVISDQFSVAPRQAGGAVRNPAAVWPGDLAEDLAQVVVRPADLTLREMADFVRVDDAGVRSDPRADTLPRLVADMATTQALATLLMQTEDWDFLGVYFEAFDRFSHHFMEFHPPKLPQVSDEDFERYQHVMTSCCRFHDMMLGRLLELAGPDCLTLLISDHGFHSDHLRPDSSPNMADGEPVAWHRPHGILVAAGPQTRQDELVFGAGLLDIAPTVLAALGLAVPADMPGQVLRQIWPAGTLTWETTDTYETGETQPVADGSQEEEDPWVAAQAIKRLVDLGYIEDTSLEGLEEDRRRSLAVVYACTGRPAEALAEMEKLAAKGPLDLSMTFLMAQLALRTGDYKRSRDLADQILAARAEGPWAHLVKGRVLLLEGDTQGALEQFGIAAEAQPNLPDLQLQLGMVYLSQERWAEAEQAFQTALAADPCNARGHSGLGIALREQGRLEEAIDAHTRAVGLLHHQPAAHLQLGVTLLQAGKIDWAIRALEVTVSLDPEELRAHRLLADLYQTLRIDPVRAAEHARLVQCLEEGNKAQETGA
- a CDS encoding GNAT family N-acetyltransferase gives rise to the protein MPVEGYLLGTHRDVPKVVPQLTALSNTAFAEYDGAMPVEDAFTRWYLKRPGSRPELCPAALYEGKLVANVLVAIEDLYLGGDLLRCGIVDTVATHPDHRKHGLARALMDDAHRLMQEAGAEAAVLYTNPDGHPYRFYQRLGYLPQAMGAALSCRRPAGQPTRKVDEATAAEEGAVRALLDDYYRGCGGYAPMVEDLWRWHRRERPVEMPIQLAVVRSAAGLPVAALALAEVELLLEGNPVPASVMSDFACAPGEDPQECLQALLSAAPTEEVLAIVDVTSPEHALLQGLGAQTAVREASLALPFTDRAHEALASTSRHWYFMIESLVGV
- the tatC gene encoding twin-arginine translocase subunit TatC, producing MPNKPRDRKELGFFEHVEELRARIIRSVLYITLGSAAGWIWREPLLEYLRRPAEVGAKMVGVDNLPFRVFEPLGGFMIAIQVALVAGIILAAPLVLYEIWAFIEPALEERERKYAIVILPFSVLLFFGGVAFCYYVSPRAFAFLFSIDQTLGVQIERTLQPYLWFILRLMLGFGLAFELPLVLMFLGVIGLVNSRQLLAWWRYALVLIFVFAAIVTPTVDPVNMTILAAPMMALYMVSILLVRFVQRKKEQAEEGVLEEEYSIPQPDPEEAEDTTRETYEEAHAASEAKQDEEALEAEFVPEPEVKAPEEAAEPTDTPDTPGEDSATDLKPPDR
- a CDS encoding 2-isopropylmalate synthase → MPRTITIFDTTLRDGEQSPGASLGMSDKLAIAHQLARLQVDVMEAGFPISSPEDFEAVSRIAKEVQGPQICGLARATEKDIDAAWEAVKYSDKPRIHTFIGTSNLHIEYKFHSTKSEVLERAVRAVRHAVAYCPNVEFSAEDSTRTDLDYLRDVVEAVIEAGASTVNIPDTVGYTTPWEMYDTLRYLFENVPNIDRTVISVHNHDDLGMSVANSMAAVRAGAGQVECTINGLGERAGNASLEEIVMALKTRADMFDCETGIVTREIMKTSKMVSNLTGFVVQPNKAVVGANAFAHEAGIHQHGVIMNRQTYEIMQAEDIGLASNVLTLGRRSGKHGLRKRLEDLGYEITDEQMENIYQRFLKVADKKKQVYDEDLEIIMREATDTMPETWALVSLQTTSGPQTMPTATVRMSHEGEEFQDAACGNGPVDAACKAIERITGMEVTLEDFSLRGITVGKDAMGEATVRVKSGDIDALGKAASTDVIEASAKAFVNALNRLLIIESRPQMPTNGAK